Proteins co-encoded in one Anaerolineae bacterium genomic window:
- a CDS encoding LbtU family siderophore porin, with the protein MINRNRIIIGITILLSVFFFNLSAHALSPETELLLKLLEKKGVITTDDARALKQEIEAAAPKATDKEAIKAEIKQEITDELKTEGGLLAGIQDNLTISGKVEVDYQYLDHRNRADKNSDGTSDLYISTVELGIEAVVNESATANFVLKAEDIDKSNNDDANEVTGDPERVAVDEAIITIFNQEKCPFYAVLGKRGQPFGNFFTHTISDPITKSAYEIATTGVTMGYAPADLYGLDLSFTLYKGEKLIGQVAGIGSTSAPVRNTSPTHVETDDVESHIANLSLQPVDGLTIGAAFNSEPGYESRNNTVNAFAEYSLAGFTLDCEYFAAVKREKFSDNKTYKEKAWAAGLAYKITEPLEIAARYETFDNGRDTDLDGDIDYTLTLGANYELLDSVTLMGEYRRLQEKATAGLSHEKTANEYNMRMGIEF; encoded by the coding sequence ATGATAAATCGTAATAGAATAATAATTGGGATAACTATATTATTATCGGTGTTCTTTTTTAACCTGAGCGCCCATGCATTAAGCCCTGAAACAGAGCTGCTTTTGAAGCTTCTTGAAAAAAAGGGGGTTATAACAACAGATGATGCGCGCGCCCTGAAGCAGGAGATTGAGGCCGCTGCTCCAAAGGCAACAGACAAAGAAGCCATCAAGGCGGAAATCAAGCAGGAGATCACAGATGAGCTGAAAACCGAGGGAGGCTTGTTAGCCGGCATTCAAGACAATTTAACCATAAGCGGAAAGGTTGAGGTTGATTACCAGTATCTTGATCACAGGAACAGAGCTGATAAAAACAGCGATGGTACATCTGATCTTTATATTTCGACCGTGGAGCTTGGGATCGAAGCCGTGGTTAATGAATCAGCCACAGCAAACTTTGTTTTAAAAGCAGAGGATATTGACAAGAGTAACAACGACGACGCTAACGAAGTCACCGGCGATCCTGAAAGGGTAGCCGTTGACGAGGCAATCATAACCATATTTAATCAGGAAAAATGCCCGTTTTATGCGGTTCTTGGAAAGCGTGGCCAGCCGTTCGGCAACTTTTTCACACACACAATAAGCGACCCAATCACAAAAAGCGCGTACGAAATTGCAACAACAGGGGTTACCATGGGTTATGCCCCTGCGGATCTTTATGGCCTGGATCTTTCATTTACTTTGTATAAAGGCGAAAAGTTGATAGGTCAGGTAGCGGGAATTGGAAGCACAAGTGCCCCGGTCCGCAATACAAGCCCAACCCACGTCGAAACCGATGATGTGGAGTCACACATAGCAAACCTGTCTTTGCAGCCTGTAGATGGTTTGACCATTGGGGCTGCTTTTAACTCAGAACCTGGATATGAAAGCCGCAATAATACTGTAAATGCATTTGCGGAATATTCATTAGCCGGGTTTACCCTTGACTGCGAGTATTTTGCCGCCGTAAAGAGAGAAAAATTCTCAGATAATAAAACATACAAGGAAAAAGCATGGGCGGCAGGGCTGGCCTACAAGATCACAGAGCCTCTTGAAATTGCGGCCAGATATGAAACCTTTGACAATGGCCGTGATACCGATTTAGATGGAGACATCGATTATACCTTAACTCTTGGCGCAAATTATGAACTACTTGACAGCGTTACCCTCATGGGTGAGTATCGCAGGCTTCAGGAAAAGGCTACGGCCGGTTTGTCTCATGAAAAAACAGCCAATGAATATAACATGAGAATGGGAATAGAATTTTAA
- a CDS encoding DegT/DnrJ/EryC1/StrS family aminotransferase gives MKVPLLDLKSQYKTIKDDVLKVVEEIFESQYFILGPHVETLEKEIADYCRTRHATGVSSGTDALLISLMAANIGYNDRVITTPYTFFATAGAIARTGAIPVFVDINQDTYNISPECIDRAMADMSEEERAGVKAIIPVHLYGQCADMQRILNIARKYNLIVIEDAAQAIGAEHNGMRAGAMGDFGCFSFFPSKNLGAFGDGGIVTTSSEALYDKLRILRVHGGSPKYYHKMIGGNFRLDALQAAIVSLKLSHLDSWTSARQENARRYRELFADANIGDMVSLPVEKENRHIYNQFVISIKEKRDELRLFLNDAKIGTEIYYPVPLHLQECFSYLNYKKGDFPVAEYAATHTLAIPIYPELSDDQQGYVAEKIKEFVAL, from the coding sequence ATGAAAGTACCATTACTTGATCTTAAAAGCCAGTATAAAACCATTAAAGATGATGTCTTAAAGGTCGTTGAAGAAATTTTTGAAAGTCAGTATTTTATTTTAGGGCCTCATGTTGAGACACTTGAAAAGGAAATTGCCGACTATTGCCGCACGCGTCATGCAACAGGGGTTTCATCAGGCACGGATGCTTTGCTTATTTCACTTATGGCCGCCAATATTGGATATAACGACAGGGTAATAACCACGCCATATACCTTTTTTGCAACAGCCGGTGCAATAGCCCGAACAGGCGCTATTCCGGTTTTTGTCGATATTAATCAAGACACCTATAATATCTCTCCGGAATGCATTGACAGGGCCATGGCTGATATGAGTGAGGAAGAGCGGGCCGGTGTTAAGGCAATAATTCCGGTTCATCTTTATGGCCAGTGTGCGGATATGCAGAGAATTTTAAACATAGCAAGGAAATATAATCTGATTGTTATTGAGGACGCAGCGCAGGCCATTGGAGCCGAACATAATGGAATGCGGGCAGGCGCTATGGGTGATTTTGGATGCTTTTCCTTTTTTCCTTCAAAAAATCTTGGAGCTTTCGGCGATGGAGGAATCGTAACCACAAGTTCCGAGGCCTTGTATGATAAACTGCGGATACTCCGGGTTCACGGTGGGAGCCCAAAGTATTATCATAAAATGATCGGCGGCAATTTCAGGCTGGATGCATTGCAGGCGGCAATTGTTTCCTTAAAGCTTTCGCACCTTGACAGCTGGACATCCGCCCGCCAGGAAAATGCCCGCAGATACAGGGAGCTTTTTGCTGATGCAAATATAGGTGATATGGTAAGCCTACCGGTTGAAAAGGAAAACCGGCATATATATAATCAGTTTGTAATAAGTATTAAGGAAAAAAGGGATGAGCTTCGCCTGTTTTTAAATGATGCGAAAATAGGAACGGAGATTTACTACCCGGTGCCACTACATCTCCAGGAATGCTTTTCATATCTTAATTATAAAAAAGGTGACTTTCCTGTAGCTGAATATGCGGCCACGCACACACTTGCCATCCCAATATACCCCGAACTTTCAGATGATCAGCAAGGCTATGTGGCAGAAAAGATAAAAGAGTTTGTAGCACTTTAG
- the cbiQ gene encoding cobalt ECF transporter T component CbiQ gives MIIEEISNSDSIIHRLDPRIKIVMVFLFSVLAAVSNRFVVLISALVAGIIILFSARIQIKEVFKRLIPVNTLLIFLWLFLPFTFAGEHLFSISSLTGTREGVLFAFRITIKSNAIMLMLISLTASTPIFTIGHAMHQLGMPKKLVHLFFFTYRYLHVIFKEYTRLVNSMKIRGFKPKTDLHTYKSYANLVGMLLVRGFDRSQRVHNAMICRGFSGKLYSLSSFSISRTDIIAFILMAAFILILGILEWTQIT, from the coding sequence ATGATTATCGAAGAAATATCGAACAGCGATTCCATTATCCATCGCCTTGATCCCCGCATTAAAATCGTAATGGTTTTTCTTTTTTCCGTTTTAGCAGCCGTGTCAAACCGGTTTGTGGTTTTAATCTCAGCCCTTGTTGCGGGCATTATTATACTGTTTTCTGCAAGGATACAGATAAAAGAGGTATTCAAACGGCTGATTCCTGTAAACACCCTCCTTATTTTCCTGTGGCTTTTCCTGCCCTTTACATTTGCCGGTGAGCATCTCTTTTCAATCAGCTCCCTGACAGGAACACGTGAAGGCGTGCTGTTTGCTTTTAGAATAACCATTAAATCAAATGCCATCATGCTGATGCTGATCTCGCTGACCGCATCAACTCCTATATTTACTATAGGCCATGCCATGCATCAATTGGGTATGCCTAAAAAACTTGTGCACCTTTTCTTCTTTACATACAGATATCTCCATGTAATATTTAAAGAATATACCCGTCTGGTCAATTCCATGAAAATTAGAGGTTTTAAACCAAAAACCGATTTGCATACCTACAAAAGCTACGCTAATCTGGTTGGAATGCTTCTGGTAAGGGGTTTCGACCGGTCGCAGCGGGTTCACAATGCCATGATTTGCCGCGGCTTCAGCGGAAAGCTTTACAGCCTGAGCAGCTTTTCAATCAGCCGGACGGATATAATTGCATTTATTCTGATGGCAGCCTTTATCCTGATACTTGGAATACTGGAATGGACACAAATAACCTGA
- a CDS encoding DUF4198 domain-containing protein, whose translation MKKGTILVLILCFTFFTAVPVFAHFGMLIPSDSMVMQDDNRTVSLKLSFSHPFEVVGMEMVKPNVFSVMANSAKKDLLGNLKKIKVMEHSAWQVDYSINRPGIYMFYMEPKPYWEPSEDCFIVHYTKTVVAAFGDDEGWDEEIGLKTEIIPLSKPFGLYAGNVFQGIVKLDGKAVPYADVEIEYYNQGGKLKAPTDYMVTQSIKADQNGVFTYAAPKAGWWGFSALNPSDKKMNYNGKEKDVELGAIIWVEFHDMK comes from the coding sequence ATGAAAAAAGGAACTATTTTGGTTTTGATTCTTTGCTTTACTTTTTTTACAGCCGTGCCTGTGTTTGCACATTTCGGGATGCTGATCCCGTCAGATTCCATGGTCATGCAGGATGATAACAGAACCGTAAGCTTAAAGCTTTCCTTTTCCCATCCTTTTGAAGTAGTTGGGATGGAGATGGTTAAGCCAAACGTATTTTCAGTTATGGCAAACAGCGCAAAAAAAGATCTGCTTGGAAACCTGAAAAAGATAAAGGTCATGGAGCATAGCGCATGGCAGGTTGACTACTCGATCAACAGGCCCGGCATATATATGTTTTACATGGAGCCAAAACCTTACTGGGAACCATCGGAAGACTGTTTTATCGTGCATTATACAAAAACGGTTGTCGCTGCTTTCGGGGATGACGAAGGATGGGATGAGGAAATCGGCCTGAAAACAGAAATCATTCCGCTGTCAAAACCGTTCGGATTGTATGCCGGAAATGTTTTCCAGGGAATTGTCAAACTCGACGGCAAGGCTGTTCCATATGCTGACGTGGAAATAGAATACTACAACCAGGGCGGAAAGTTAAAAGCCCCTACAGACTACATGGTAACCCAGTCCATCAAGGCGGATCAAAACGGAGTGTTTACATACGCAGCGCCAAAGGCCGGCTGGTGGGGGTTTTCCGCTCTTAATCCATCGGACAAAAAAATGAACTACAACGGCAAGGAAAAGGATGTCGAGCTTGGAGCGATTATCTGGGTTGAATTTCATGATATGAAATAA
- the cbiM gene encoding cobalt transporter CbiM — protein sequence MHISEGVLSPAILIGGAVVTMAGAAIGLKGVDNKDIPKMGILSAAFFVASLVHVPVGPASVHMILNGLLGFILGWKAFPAILVALGLQALLFQFGGITTLGVNTMNMALPAIICYYLFGWSTKSSIKQSVFITAAFASGFCAVLVSSILVGFCLYLTGEAFSPAAKLIVAAHLPVMIIEGIVTAACAVFLKKVRPELLEEINV from the coding sequence ATGCATATATCTGAAGGAGTATTATCACCGGCCATACTTATAGGGGGCGCTGTTGTTACAATGGCAGGGGCGGCTATCGGCCTGAAGGGGGTTGATAATAAAGATATCCCAAAGATGGGGATACTTTCAGCAGCCTTTTTCGTAGCCTCACTTGTCCACGTGCCTGTGGGGCCTGCATCGGTTCACATGATATTAAACGGCCTCCTTGGTTTCATCCTCGGCTGGAAGGCCTTTCCAGCAATATTGGTTGCTCTGGGGCTCCAGGCTCTGCTTTTTCAGTTTGGCGGCATTACGACTCTCGGGGTAAATACCATGAACATGGCCCTTCCTGCCATAATATGCTACTACCTGTTTGGATGGAGCACAAAAAGCAGCATAAAACAATCTGTATTCATAACCGCTGCTTTTGCTTCCGGCTTTTGCGCGGTACTTGTTTCCAGTATACTTGTTGGGTTTTGCCTGTATCTTACCGGAGAGGCCTTTTCGCCTGCGGCAAAACTTATAGTTGCCGCGCACCTGCCTGTAATGATAATTGAAGGAATCGTTACAGCGGCCTGCGCGGTGTTTCTCAAAAAGGTAAGACCGGAACTTTTGGAGGAAATAAATGTTTAA
- the dnaE gene encoding DNA polymerase III subunit alpha, translated as MTNPAFDFIHLHVHTQYSLLDGAIRIDALLKRASDFGMDSVSITDHGTMFGTIEFYEKAVKAGIKPIIGCECYVAPQTINDKTPFDHKGLSHLVILAENLEGYRNLCQLATIAQLKGFYHKPRIDREILREYSKGLIGLSACMHGEIPRLIIGNAIDKADEAARAYLEIFGEGNFFLEVQSNGIAIQEKVNQSLLDMSKRLSIPLVATNDCHYLDKEDVRAHEALLCIQTGKTIHDPDHFKFSTDQLYFKSKEEMHSSFSLYPGALNNAVSVAKRCNVEFDFLSKSSSTYHFPKFGLSPGQTADEVFEQKVRQGYANILQRIKTKNPDIDEKIYNDRLDYEISIIKDMEFSSYFLIVADFIHYSKENNIPVGPGRGSAAGSLVAYSLGITELDPIEHGLIFERFLNPARKSMPDIDVDFCINGREEIFKYIVYKYGGGDYVAQIITFGKLKTRAVIRDVGRALGIPLREVDSIAKMVPDVLNISLDEALKQEPKIKLLAEKNPEVAELIKICRVLEGLPRHASTHAAGVVIADKPLVEYLPLCRGKKGEVVTQFDMKCVEKIGLVKFDLLGLRNLTVIAKTLSLITERGSVPPDFASLDFKDPDTYRLLASGDTTGVFQLESSGMKDLLVRLQPECFDDIIALVALYRPGPLESGMVDDFVERKHGRKSVKYAIPELEPILKETYGVIVYQEQVMKIAGVLASYSMAEADDLRKAMGKKLPAIMAKHTLRFIQGARDNGIASDKAKKIFELIEKFGGYGFNKSHSAAYSLIAYRTAFLKAHFPVELMASLLTSEIHSIDGVVKYIAECRSHAIDVFPPDINESSKEFTTVGSKIRFGLVAVKNVGEGAIESIIDARKKGRFSSLYDFCERVDLQKVNKRVIESLIKCGAFDSTGAGRSQMIESLEDVLDYGQRVQKERSCSQISLFNSSVSELHPPMPAIDEWDEKKILAFEKESLGFYITGHPLTRYEALLDKFTNANSILVKEKNDGETVRIGGIVRNTKTINTKKGDLMAFVTIEDLLGSIEVTIFSLVYKKIQDFLVDDNPIVLEGRVQKDENSVKILVDSLIPIDKAEETWTASIHFNLDITRIERERLVKLYDIINKHHGLCLAYIHLRDPDKTETIIALPDTMKLKAGSALTSEVNRFLGYNAVETVCGEIAASQHPNNFRNNGKRKRVRSV; from the coding sequence ATGACAAATCCTGCATTCGATTTTATCCATCTGCATGTTCACACGCAATACAGTCTTCTTGACGGCGCCATAAGGATCGATGCCCTGTTAAAACGGGCATCCGATTTTGGCATGGATTCTGTGTCCATTACCGATCATGGCACAATGTTCGGAACTATTGAATTTTATGAAAAGGCTGTAAAGGCTGGAATAAAACCGATAATAGGGTGTGAATGCTATGTGGCTCCGCAAACCATTAATGATAAAACCCCGTTTGACCACAAGGGGCTTTCCCATCTTGTCATTTTAGCCGAAAATCTCGAAGGTTACCGCAATTTATGCCAACTGGCCACCATTGCACAGCTTAAAGGCTTTTACCATAAACCCCGTATCGACAGAGAAATTCTAAGAGAATACAGCAAGGGCCTTATCGGTCTTTCAGCATGTATGCATGGCGAAATTCCCAGGCTTATTATTGGAAACGCTATTGATAAGGCGGATGAAGCCGCACGCGCCTACCTTGAAATTTTTGGAGAGGGCAACTTTTTCCTTGAAGTCCAAAGTAATGGAATCGCAATACAGGAAAAGGTTAACCAGTCTCTTCTTGATATGAGCAAAAGGCTTTCAATCCCTCTTGTAGCCACAAACGACTGTCATTATCTTGATAAAGAGGATGTCCGCGCACATGAAGCGCTTTTGTGCATACAGACCGGAAAGACGATCCATGATCCGGATCACTTCAAATTTTCAACCGATCAACTCTATTTTAAATCAAAAGAGGAGATGCATTCATCTTTTTCCCTTTATCCCGGAGCTCTTAACAACGCTGTAAGCGTTGCAAAAAGGTGCAATGTTGAATTTGACTTTCTGTCAAAATCAAGCAGCACATATCACTTTCCGAAATTTGGTCTTTCCCCTGGCCAGACTGCTGATGAAGTTTTCGAGCAAAAGGTCAGGCAGGGATACGCAAACATATTACAGCGTATAAAAACAAAGAACCCGGATATTGATGAGAAAATTTATAATGACCGTCTTGATTATGAAATTTCCATCATAAAGGATATGGAGTTTTCGAGCTATTTCCTGATTGTTGCCGATTTTATACATTATTCAAAAGAAAATAATATTCCGGTGGGCCCGGGAAGAGGATCCGCAGCCGGAAGTCTTGTTGCCTATAGCCTGGGAATTACAGAGCTGGATCCCATAGAGCATGGTCTTATTTTTGAACGTTTCCTTAATCCTGCAAGAAAAAGTATGCCGGATATTGATGTTGATTTCTGCATAAACGGCAGGGAAGAGATTTTTAAATACATAGTATATAAATACGGTGGCGGCGATTATGTTGCCCAGATCATAACATTTGGAAAGCTCAAAACCAGAGCCGTTATACGTGATGTCGGCCGCGCCCTTGGAATACCGCTGCGCGAGGTGGATTCAATCGCCAAGATGGTGCCTGATGTTTTGAATATAAGCCTTGATGAGGCGCTTAAACAGGAGCCAAAGATTAAGCTTCTTGCAGAAAAGAATCCTGAAGTAGCGGAGCTCATAAAGATATGTCGTGTTCTCGAAGGGCTGCCCAGGCATGCATCAACACATGCCGCAGGTGTTGTGATAGCAGACAAACCTCTTGTGGAATATTTGCCGTTATGCAGAGGCAAAAAAGGGGAGGTGGTAACTCAGTTTGACATGAAATGTGTTGAGAAAATCGGGCTGGTAAAATTTGATCTTTTAGGCCTTCGCAACCTTACAGTTATCGCCAAAACCCTTTCTCTTATTACCGAACGTGGCAGCGTTCCTCCTGATTTCGCAAGTCTTGATTTTAAAGACCCCGATACTTATAGACTTTTAGCATCAGGCGATACAACCGGAGTGTTTCAGCTTGAAAGTTCAGGCATGAAAGATCTGCTTGTGAGACTTCAGCCGGAATGCTTTGACGACATCATAGCCCTTGTCGCTCTTTACCGTCCCGGTCCGCTTGAAAGCGGAATGGTGGATGATTTTGTTGAAAGAAAGCACGGAAGAAAATCTGTTAAATACGCTATCCCCGAGCTGGAACCTATTTTAAAAGAAACTTACGGGGTTATTGTATATCAAGAGCAGGTTATGAAGATTGCAGGGGTGCTGGCAAGCTATTCCATGGCAGAGGCCGATGATTTACGCAAAGCAATGGGGAAAAAATTACCGGCAATTATGGCTAAGCACACTCTGCGTTTTATACAGGGAGCAAGGGACAATGGCATTGCTTCCGACAAGGCAAAAAAAATATTTGAGCTTATAGAAAAATTTGGCGGATACGGATTTAACAAATCCCACAGCGCTGCATATTCTCTTATCGCATACCGGACCGCGTTCCTTAAAGCTCACTTTCCTGTAGAGCTTATGGCTTCATTGCTTACAAGTGAAATTCATTCCATTGACGGCGTGGTAAAATATATCGCCGAATGCCGAAGTCACGCAATAGATGTTTTTCCTCCTGACATAAATGAAAGCAGCAAGGAATTCACCACAGTTGGTTCAAAAATAAGATTTGGGCTTGTAGCGGTTAAAAATGTAGGGGAAGGGGCGATTGAATCTATAATTGATGCCAGAAAAAAGGGAAGATTTTCTTCCCTGTATGATTTTTGTGAGCGTGTGGATTTACAAAAGGTTAATAAGAGGGTTATTGAAAGTCTTATAAAATGCGGGGCCTTTGATTCCACCGGCGCCGGTCGCAGCCAGATGATAGAATCCCTGGAAGATGTTCTTGATTATGGCCAAAGGGTGCAAAAGGAAAGATCATGTTCACAGATAAGCCTGTTTAATTCCAGCGTAAGCGAGTTGCATCCTCCTATGCCGGCAATTGACGAATGGGATGAGAAAAAGATTTTAGCCTTTGAGAAAGAGTCGCTCGGTTTTTATATAACCGGCCATCCTTTAACCAGGTATGAGGCTCTGCTTGATAAGTTCACCAATGCAAATTCTATTTTAGTAAAGGAAAAAAATGATGGTGAAACAGTCAGGATCGGAGGCATTGTAAGAAACACCAAGACCATTAATACAAAAAAAGGGGATTTAATGGCCTTTGTAACAATAGAGGACCTTCTGGGTTCTATCGAAGTTACGATTTTTTCTTTGGTTTATAAAAAAATACAGGATTTTTTAGTAGATGATAATCCAATTGTTCTCGAGGGAAGGGTGCAAAAGGATGAAAACTCGGTAAAAATACTGGTCGATTCCCTAATTCCTATTGATAAGGCTGAAGAAACCTGGACTGCAAGCATCCACTTTAATTTGGATATAACGAGGATCGAAAGAGAGAGGCTTGTCAAGCTTTATGATATTATCAACAAACATCACGGCTTATGCCTGGCTTATATCCATCTGCGTGATCCTGATAAAACAGAGACAATAATTGCTTTGCCTGATACCATGAAGCTTAAGGCCGGTTCGGCATTAACAAGCGAGGTAAACAGATTCCTTGGTTATAATGCCGTGGAAACGGTTTGCGGAGAAATTGCCGCTTCTCAACACCCTAATAATTTTAGAAACAACGGCAAAAGAAAGAGAGTTAGAAGTGTCTGA
- a CDS encoding mannose-1-phosphate guanylyltransferase/mannose-6-phosphate isomerase yields MSDHKIGGNINLYAILLAGGTGTRLWPVSRELYPKQLVKFIGSDSLVQSTVKRLSPVIDTENIRIVCGQEHFHEITRHMAEIGAQFKGKIICEPCGRNTGPAILLGALNILKTDSDAVLSVFPADHVIRDVKGFHKSIKTAIKLADIGHIVTYGIKPDYPETGYGYIEGAEELFGNALTIRRFVEKPDKSFAQKYIESGNFYWNSGMFTFKASVVIEEFKRFQPELLESMKNLVFREKAITINEYEKLPDIAFDCAIMEKTDKGVVLPSDFGWSDIGSWKSLYDFLPKDENNNVIDGDVIAKDTKNCFIMGRDRLIATNYLNNMVVVETPDSVFVSNIDNSRDVKSIVSQLKEKGRKEYHEHNTLHHPWGVLTLLEQQDDFTVSKLIIYPGSMLQVKVEASAIKHLLIIKGRANIKSDKQTRPFEKGEAILVSNKDTVEVSNLESRLLYIIQVQMSCK; encoded by the coding sequence GTGTCTGATCATAAAATCGGCGGTAATATAAATCTATATGCCATTCTGTTGGCAGGCGGAACAGGCACACGTTTATGGCCTGTATCAAGAGAATTATATCCCAAGCAGCTTGTAAAGTTTATCGGCAGCGATTCTCTTGTGCAAAGTACTGTAAAAAGGTTATCTCCTGTTATAGATACGGAAAATATCAGAATTGTTTGCGGTCAGGAACATTTTCACGAAATTACGCGGCACATGGCGGAAATAGGTGCGCAGTTTAAAGGGAAAATAATTTGTGAACCATGCGGCCGGAATACCGGGCCGGCAATTCTTCTTGGAGCGCTGAATATTCTAAAAACCGATTCAGATGCAGTCTTATCTGTTTTTCCGGCAGATCATGTAATCAGGGATGTTAAAGGGTTTCATAAGAGCATTAAAACAGCTATAAAGCTTGCCGACATCGGCCATATTGTCACTTACGGTATTAAACCCGATTACCCTGAAACAGGTTACGGATATATTGAGGGGGCTGAAGAGTTATTCGGCAATGCATTAACCATAAGGAGGTTTGTTGAAAAGCCTGATAAATCCTTTGCGCAAAAGTATATCGAGTCCGGCAATTTTTACTGGAACAGCGGAATGTTTACCTTTAAAGCTTCTGTTGTTATTGAAGAGTTTAAACGCTTTCAGCCCGAACTTCTGGAAAGCATGAAGAATCTGGTTTTTAGAGAAAAAGCCATCACCATAAATGAGTATGAAAAACTCCCGGATATTGCCTTTGATTGCGCTATAATGGAAAAAACCGACAAAGGGGTTGTTCTGCCGTCCGATTTTGGATGGAGCGACATCGGCTCATGGAAATCTCTTTATGACTTTCTTCCAAAGGATGAAAACAACAATGTTATTGATGGAGATGTAATTGCAAAGGATACGAAAAACTGTTTTATAATGGGCCGCGACAGGCTGATCGCAACCAACTATCTTAATAATATGGTGGTTGTTGAAACACCTGATTCCGTATTTGTTTCAAATATTGATAACAGCAGAGATGTAAAGTCTATTGTGTCACAGCTTAAGGAAAAGGGTAGAAAGGAATATCACGAGCATAATACGCTGCATCATCCATGGGGAGTTTTGACTCTATTGGAGCAACAGGATGATTTTACAGTGTCTAAATTAATCATATATCCTGGTTCAATGTTGCAGGTTAAAGTTGAGGCATCAGCAATAAAGCATCTGCTTATAATAAAAGGCCGCGCAAATATTAAATCAGATAAACAAACAAGGCCCTTTGAAAAAGGGGAAGCAATTCTTGTTTCTAATAAGGACACCGTTGAAGTGAGCAACCTGGAAAGCAGGCTGCTTTATATTATTCAGGTGCAGATGAGCTGTAAGTGA
- a CDS encoding ABC transporter ATP-binding protein yields the protein MDTNNLIVNLQDISFGYPGSPLILDKLSLKFFRYDRIGLMGPNGSGKTTMFHIIMGLLKHTSGSIEIFGKPVTKEKEFDEVRRKIGLLFQDADDQLFSPTVLEDVAFGPLNLGMSRDAAVDIAKRTLESLDLAGLEDRVTYKLSGGEKRLVSLATILAMEPEILLLDEPTAGLDDKTKTKLISILSNLDLSFILISHEIDFLFEITDSIYTMQNKRIVSDKEAHLHQHIHAHPHGLYTHKHSKKSSA from the coding sequence ATGGACACAAATAACCTGATTGTCAATCTTCAAGATATATCCTTTGGCTACCCCGGCAGCCCGCTCATATTAGACAAACTCAGCTTGAAATTTTTCCGTTATGACCGGATTGGATTGATGGGGCCTAACGGAAGCGGTAAGACCACCATGTTTCACATTATCATGGGGCTTCTCAAGCATACTTCCGGCAGCATAGAGATATTCGGAAAACCTGTAACAAAAGAAAAAGAGTTTGATGAAGTGCGCCGGAAAATCGGCCTGCTTTTTCAGGATGCCGACGACCAGCTATTCAGCCCCACAGTCCTTGAGGATGTTGCTTTCGGCCCATTAAACCTGGGCATGAGCCGGGATGCGGCTGTTGACATCGCCAAAAGGACTCTGGAGTCACTTGATCTGGCCGGGCTTGAAGACAGGGTTACCTATAAACTGTCCGGAGGAGAAAAAAGGCTTGTCTCACTTGCCACAATCCTTGCAATGGAGCCTGAAATCCTTCTCCTGGATGAGCCGACCGCGGGCCTTGATGATAAAACAAAGACAAAGCTTATCAGCATACTTTCCAATCTTGATCTTTCCTTTATATTAATTTCACATGAAATCGATTTTCTTTTTGAAATAACCGATTCGATATATACAATGCAAAACAAAAGGATTGTTTCAGACAAAGAGGCACATCTGCATCAGCATATCCATGCCCACCCTCACGGCTTATATACGCATAAGCATAGTAAAAAATCCAGCGCCTAA